The proteins below are encoded in one region of Pongo pygmaeus isolate AG05252 chromosome 20, NHGRI_mPonPyg2-v2.0_pri, whole genome shotgun sequence:
- the SLC25A42 gene encoding mitochondrial coenzyme A transporter SLC25A42, with product MGNGVKEGPVRLHEDAEAVLSSSVSSKRDHRQVLSSLLSGALAGALAKTAVAPLDRTKIIFQVSSKRFSAKEAFRVLYYTYLNEGFLSLWRGNSATMVRVVPYAAIQFSAHEEYKRILGSYYGFRGEALPPWPRLFAGALAGTTAASLTYPLDLVRARMAVTPKEMYSNIFHVFIRISREEGLKTLYHGFMPTVLGVIPYAGLSFFTYETLKSLHREYSGRRQPYPFERMIFGACAGLIGQSASYPLDVVRRRMQTAGVTGYPRASIACTLRTIVREEGAVRGLYKGLSMNWVKGPIAVGISFTTFDLMQILLRHLQS from the exons ATGGGTAATGGTGTGAAGGAAGGCCCGGTGCGATTGCATGAGGATGCCGAGGCTGTCCTATCCTCGTCCGTCTCATCAAAG CGTGACCACAGGCAAGTGCTCAGCTCCCTGCTGTCCGGGGCCCTGGCTGGCGCCCTTGCCAAAACAGCGGTAGCCCCCCTGGACCGAACCAAAATCATCTTCCAAG tGTCTTCAAAAAGATTTTCTGCCAAG GAGGCCTTCCGGGTCCTCTACTACACCTACCTCAACGAGGGCTTTCTCAGCTTGTGGCGCGGGAATTCGGCCACCATGGTGCGCGTGGTGCCCTACGCCGCCATCCAGTTCAGCGCACACGAGGAGTACAAGCGCATCCTGGGCAGCTACTATGGCTTCCGCGGAGA AGCCCTCCCCCCTTGGCCTCGCCTCTTCGCCGGCGCACTGGCTGGAACGACAGCCGCTTCACTGACCTACCCCCTGGACCTGGTCAGAGCGCGGATGGCCGTAACCCCGAAGGAAAT GTACAGCAACATCTTTCATGTCTTCATCCGCATCTCGAGAGAAGAGGGGCTGAAGACTCTCTACCATGGATTTATGCCCACCGTGCTGGGGGTCATTCCGTATGCTGGCCTGAGCTTCTTCACCTATGAGACGCTCAAGAGCTTGCACAGAG AGTACAGCGGCCGCCGGCAGCCCTACCCCTTCGAGCGCATGATATTCGGCGCCTGCGCTGGCCTCATCGGGCAGTCCGCCTCGTACCCGCTGGATGTGGTGCGGCGGCGCATGCAGACGGCCGGCGTCACGGGCTACCCGCGCGCCTCCATCGCCTGCACGCTGCGCACCATCGTGCGGGAGGAGGGCGCCGTGCGCGGCCTCTACAAAGGCTTGAGCATGAACTGGGTCAAGGGTCCCATCGCTGTGGGCATCAGCTTCACCACCTTTGACCTCATGCAGATCCTGCTGCGGCACCTGCAGAGCTAG
- the TMEM161A gene encoding transmembrane protein 161A isoform X1, with amino-acid sequence MAVLGVQLVVTLLTATLMHRLAPHCSFARWLLCNGSLFRYKHPSEEELRALAGKPRPRGRKERWANGLNEEKPLSVPRDTPFQLETCPLTTVDALVLRFFLEYQWFVDFAVYSGGVYLFTEAYYYMLGPAKETNIAVFWCLLTVAFSIKMFLTVTRLYFSAEEGGERSVCLTFAFLFLLLAMLVQVVREETLELGLEPGLASMTQNLEPLLKKQGWDWALPAAKLAIRVGLAVVGSVLGAFLTFPGLRLAQTHRDALTMSEDRPMLQFLLHTSFLSPLFILWLWTKPIARDFLHQPPFGETRFSLLSDSAFDSGRLWLLVVLCLLRLAVTRPHLQAYLCLAKARVEQLRREAGRIEAREIQQRVVRVYCYVTVVSLQYLTPLILTLNCTLLLKTLGGYSWGLGPAPLLSPDPSSARAAPIGSSEDEVQQTAARIAGAVGGLLPPLLLRGVLAYLIWWTAACQLLSSLFGLYFHQHLAGS; translated from the exons ATG GCGGTCCTCGGAGTACAGCTGGTGGTGACCCTGCTCACTGCCACCCTCATGCACAGGCTGGCGCCACACTGCTCCTTCGCACGCTGGCTGCTCTGCAACGGCAG TTTGTTCCGATACAAGCACCCGTCTGAGGAGGAGCTTCGGGCCCTGGCGGGGAAGCCGAGGCCCAGAGGCAGGAAAGAGCG GTGGGCCAATGGCCTTAATGAGGAGAAGCCACTGTCTGTGCCCCGAGATACCCCATTCCAGCTGGAGACCTGCCCCCTCACGACCGTGGATGCCCTGG TCCTGCGCTTCTTCCTGGAGTACCAGTGGTTTGTGGACTTTGCTGTGTACTCGGGCGGCGTGTACCTCTTCACGGAGGCCTACTACTACATGCTGGGCCCAGCCAAAGAGACTAACATCGCCGTGTTCTGGTGCCTGCTCACAGTGGCCTTCTCCAT CAAGATGTTCCTGACAGTGACACGGCTGTACTTCAGCGCTGAGGAGGGGGGCGAGCGCTCTGTCTGCCTCACCTTTGCCTTCCTCTTCCTGCTGCTGGCCATGCTGGTGCAGGTGGTGCGGGAGGAGACCCTCGAGCTGGGCCTGGAGCCTG GTCTGGCCAGCATGACCCAGAACTTAGAGCCACTTCTGAAGAAGCAGGGCTGGGACTGGGC GCTCCCTGCGGCCAAGCTGGCTATCCGCGTGGGGCTGGCGGTGGTGGGCTCTGTGCTGGGTGCCTTCCTCACCTTCCCAGGCCTGCGGCTGGCGCAAACCCACCGGGACGCACTGACCATGTCGGAGGACCGGCCGATGCTGCA GTTCCTCCTGCACACCAGCTTCCTGTCTCCCCTGTTCATCCTGTGGCTCTGGACAAAGCCCATTGCGCGGGACTTCCTGCACCAGCCGCCGTTTGGGGAGACGCGTTTCTCCCT GCTGTCCGATTCTGCCTTCGACTCTGGGCGCCTCTGGTTGCTGGTGGTGCTGTGCCTGCTGCGGCTGGCGGTGACCCGGCCCCACCTGCAGGCCTAcctgtgcctggccaaggcccGCGTGGAGCAGCTGCGAAGGGAGGCTGGCCGCATCGAAGCCCGTGAAATCCAGCAGAGG GTGGTCCGAGTCTACTGCTATGTGACTGTGGTGAGCTTGCAGTACCTGACGCCGCTCATCCTCACTCTCAACTGCACACTTCTGCTCAAGACGCTGG GAGGCTATTCCTGGGGCCTGGGCCCAGCTCCTCTACTATCCCCTGACCCATCCTCAGCCCGTGCTGCCCCCATCGGCTCCAGTGAGGACGAAGTCCAGCAGACTGCAGCGCGGATCGCCGGGGCCGTGGGTGGCCTGCTTCCGCCCCTCCTCCTCCGTGGCGTCCTGGCCTACCTCATCTGGTGGACGGCTGCCtgccagctgctctccagccttttCGGCCTCTACTTCCACCAGCACTTGGCAGGCTCCTAG
- the TMEM161A gene encoding transmembrane protein 161A isoform X2: MAVLGVQLVVTLLTATLMHRLAPHCSFARWLLCNGSLFRYKHPSEEELRALAGKPRPRGRKERWANGLNEEKPLSVPRDTPFQLETCPLTTVDALGLASMTQNLEPLLKKQGWDWALPAAKLAIRVGLAVVGSVLGAFLTFPGLRLAQTHRDALTMSEDRPMLQFLLHTSFLSPLFILWLWTKPIARDFLHQPPFGETRFSLLSDSAFDSGRLWLLVVLCLLRLAVTRPHLQAYLCLAKARVEQLRREAGRIEAREIQQRVVRVYCYVTVVSLQYLTPLILTLNCTLLLKTLGGYSWGLGPAPLLSPDPSSARAAPIGSSEDEVQQTAARIAGAVGGLLPPLLLRGVLAYLIWWTAACQLLSSLFGLYFHQHLAGS, from the exons ATG GCGGTCCTCGGAGTACAGCTGGTGGTGACCCTGCTCACTGCCACCCTCATGCACAGGCTGGCGCCACACTGCTCCTTCGCACGCTGGCTGCTCTGCAACGGCAG TTTGTTCCGATACAAGCACCCGTCTGAGGAGGAGCTTCGGGCCCTGGCGGGGAAGCCGAGGCCCAGAGGCAGGAAAGAGCG GTGGGCCAATGGCCTTAATGAGGAGAAGCCACTGTCTGTGCCCCGAGATACCCCATTCCAGCTGGAGACCTGCCCCCTCACGACCGTGGATGCCCTGG GTCTGGCCAGCATGACCCAGAACTTAGAGCCACTTCTGAAGAAGCAGGGCTGGGACTGGGC GCTCCCTGCGGCCAAGCTGGCTATCCGCGTGGGGCTGGCGGTGGTGGGCTCTGTGCTGGGTGCCTTCCTCACCTTCCCAGGCCTGCGGCTGGCGCAAACCCACCGGGACGCACTGACCATGTCGGAGGACCGGCCGATGCTGCA GTTCCTCCTGCACACCAGCTTCCTGTCTCCCCTGTTCATCCTGTGGCTCTGGACAAAGCCCATTGCGCGGGACTTCCTGCACCAGCCGCCGTTTGGGGAGACGCGTTTCTCCCT GCTGTCCGATTCTGCCTTCGACTCTGGGCGCCTCTGGTTGCTGGTGGTGCTGTGCCTGCTGCGGCTGGCGGTGACCCGGCCCCACCTGCAGGCCTAcctgtgcctggccaaggcccGCGTGGAGCAGCTGCGAAGGGAGGCTGGCCGCATCGAAGCCCGTGAAATCCAGCAGAGG GTGGTCCGAGTCTACTGCTATGTGACTGTGGTGAGCTTGCAGTACCTGACGCCGCTCATCCTCACTCTCAACTGCACACTTCTGCTCAAGACGCTGG GAGGCTATTCCTGGGGCCTGGGCCCAGCTCCTCTACTATCCCCTGACCCATCCTCAGCCCGTGCTGCCCCCATCGGCTCCAGTGAGGACGAAGTCCAGCAGACTGCAGCGCGGATCGCCGGGGCCGTGGGTGGCCTGCTTCCGCCCCTCCTCCTCCGTGGCGTCCTGGCCTACCTCATCTGGTGGACGGCTGCCtgccagctgctctccagccttttCGGCCTCTACTTCCACCAGCACTTGGCAGGCTCCTAG